The genomic window TATCTTTTataaatcattttctttaaataggAATATTGAGAGAAAGCGCATGAAATTCACGTGCATTATTCGTTACATAAACGACTCCTTTAAGTCATTTAAACATCTCCGTTAGAACATAAACATACAGGTAAATTTTATACATCTCCGTTAGAACATAAAcatacaggtaaattttaaacatCTCCGTTAGACTAAAATAACTCCTCTAGTTCACTCTTGTTACAATTATTTACAATGTTAAATTATATATGTCTCTCGTAATCAAACTATTATTCACCGTAAAAATCTTTGATTTTACGTCTAGCCTTTTCAGCAGACTTCCTGACAGGTCTTGTTTCAGCAGATTCACTCTGACACGTATTCTCCTCATCAacctttgttttttcttcaatttccAAAGGGTATAGTAAATTTAACGGACGACTAATAACTTTTCTTGATGAAAGAACTACTTTTGCTGATCTAATCTCACCATCATTGCTATGAATTAACTGTACTAGTCTTCCTAATTTCCACACTCCCCTTGGAAGGTTGTCTTTAATAATGACAACATCTCCAACGATTGGAGCATATGGTGATTTCACTCTACCACACTTTAACTTGGTCTGAGTTCTTTCTCTCAAACTTAATAAATATTCATCCCTCCACATTGTCCAAAATGAATCCAAAAGTTTTTGTCCCTTTTTCCACATCTTAAGTAACTTGTCAGTTGAACTTTCAACAGGTGAGTAACTTTGGTCATTTATATCATATTCAATTTCTGGAATACCAATATTTGGGTTCAATGTGAGAAAGTGGCTTGGCGTAAGGTTAATATTCGAATTCACATCATCACCTATGTAAACCAATGGCCTCGCATTAACAATTGCTTCAGTTTCCTTAATAACTGTAAGTAGTTGAACGTCGCTGACTAACCTTCCTTTCAGAACTTTTCGCAAAGAACGTTTTACCACACCAACAAGCCTTTCGTAAAAACCTCCCATCCATGGCGCTAATTCCGTTATAAAGGTCTATCGAATGCCAGCATTAGACACATAGTTTTGAACATCATCACATTTAATCACTTTCTTCCAAACTAAATCTAATGTTGCACTCCCCAACTTGAACTGGGCTGCATTATCACTTAGAATATTGCATGGAGCACCTCGAATTGATACGAATCTTCTAAATGCGTACAAAAATTCTTCAGTTGTCATATCATTTAACAATTCTAAATGTATAGCACGTGTAACAAAACAGGTAAACAAACATACCCATCTTTTCTTGTTCTCGCCATCATATTTTACATAAATCGGTCCAAGATAATCTAAGCCAGTACTTGCAAACGGAATGGATTGTGATACTCTAGATCTTGGAAATGGGGGCATCTTAGGCATTCCGTAATGTCCACCTTCAAACCTTCGACACACTAAGCAATGTCGTAAAACTTGTCTAACTGTGGAACGACCTTGTGGGATCCAAAACTTATGTCTTAATTTACTGAGAGTTTGTGATACACCACTATGAAAGAGGTCTTTGTGTATTCTTTCAATGATCAAACGCGTAAAGTCCTCCCCACGCGGAAGGAGAATCGGTATTCTAGCTGCTTCACTCAAATCTGCATTTTCGAATCTCCCTTTACAACGTGGAAAACCATCATCAGATATAAAAAGCCCAAGTTGATTCTGTAGGTTGTTTGGTTTGTTTTCATATATTGCACTAAAAATATCTGAATAATTCCTCCTTTGTACAAATTTGATCCATTTTTCTTCTGCAATTTTCAGTTCCTCGCATGTCAAAATTTTACTAGTCTTAACTGAAATTTTCTTAATTCGTGAAATGAATCGCTCAACCCATGCAGTCACTCGTATAAGTTTGTAATACGATGAGAAATTTTTGCACTGTATTCCATACGGTGTTTCAATCTGATTTCCTTCAATTTCTTTGGTACAGAGCAACGCACTACTTTCTGTTGTTTTCTTTCCTACTTTCAACTCACATTTATATTCTTGGTTAGCTAACACATCTTCACAGGTGAATATTTTCCACTGATGACTGTCGATTAAAAGCCACTCAGGACCATGCCACCACAGACTATTGTCACAGAGCAGTCTAGTCGAAGTTCCTCTTGTTATTCGATTTTTCACAAATACACCAAGATCCTTTTTTGTCGAAATCCACTTTAAAACACACTGAGAGTCTGTCCAAAGATATATCGTTTCAATGGGTACATTTAATTCCCCTTTAACGAATGCTAAACACCTAACACCTATCAAAACAGCCATCAATTCCAGCCTCGGAATAGTCATCCCTTTTACTGGAGCTAACCTTGATTTGGAAAATATTAGATCACACTTACTAGATTTCGAACTAGTTTGATGCAAATATATGACGGTCGCATACGCACTCCCAGAGGcatcacaaaaacacaaaagCCTATATTGAACTCTGTCATCCCCAGTCATAATACCAATACTTCTTGAAATTTGACATTCAGACAATTGTTGTAGTTCTGTTTGAATAGAACCCCATTTTAATGAGTCCGTTCCTTGTAATTCGTCATCCCAACGTAAATGTTTCTTCCATAAATCCTGAAGAAATATCTTACCACTTATAAGAATAGGAGAAAATAATCCTAGCGGATCGAACACTTCTGATATTTCCTTTAATGTCTTCCGTTTTGTTATGTTTCCTGAGTTGATAAACGACTGAGAATGTTTCACAGATAAtgtatcattttcaatatttcaaagatGTCCAAGAACTTTGGTTTGATTCACTTTTGGCTTGTCTTCAGGTAGAATAAAATCATTCACTGACTGGCTATTCGAAATCCATTCTCGTAGA from Mytilus galloprovincialis chromosome 5, xbMytGall1.hap1.1, whole genome shotgun sequence includes these protein-coding regions:
- the LOC143074185 gene encoding uncharacterized protein LOC143074185; amino-acid sequence: MGGFYERLVGVVKRSLRKVLKGRLVSDVQLLTVIKETEAIVNARPLVYIGDDVNSNINLTPSHFLTLNPNIGIPEIEYDINDQSYSPVESSTDKLLKMWKKGQKLLDSFWTMWRDEYLLSLRERTQTKLKCGRVKSPYAPIVGDVVIIKDNLPRGVWKLGRLVQLIHSNDGEIRSAKVVLSSRKVISRPLNLLYPLEIEEKTKVDEENTCQSESAETRPVRKSAEKARRKIKDFYGE
- the LOC143074186 gene encoding uncharacterized protein LOC143074186, whose product is MTIPRLELMAVLIGVRCLAFVKGELNVPIETIYLWTDSQCVLKWISTKKDLGVFVKNRITRGTSTRLLCDNSLWWHGPEWLLIDSHQWKIFTCEDVLANQEYKCELKVGKKTTESSALLCTKEIEGNQIETPYGIQCKNFSSYYKLIRVTAWVERFISRIKKISVKTSKILTCEELKIAEEKWIKFVQRRNYSDIFSAIYENKPNNLQNQLGLFISDDGFPRCKGRFENADLSEAARIPILLPRGEDFTRLIIERIHKDLFHSGVSQTLSKLRHKFWIPQGRSTVRQVLRHCLVCRRFEGGHYGMPKMPPFPRSRVSQSIPFASTGLDYLGPIYVKYDGENKKRWVCLFTCFVTRAIHLELLNDMTTEEFLYAFRRFVSIRGAPCNILSDNAAQFKLGSATLDLVWKKVIKCDDVQNYVSNAGIR